The Lathyrus oleraceus cultivar Zhongwan6 chromosome 5, CAAS_Psat_ZW6_1.0, whole genome shotgun sequence genome includes the window ACAAGATCAAGCAGAACTATTCAATACTTTTGTAGCACAATATAATATTCATCTTGTAGTCATTTTGGTTAACTTCTGTGGTCCAAAAATTGCTATTCCAAAAGCAACAGGTAGTGATAAAAGCTTTTTAGCTTTTCCTACATAAGCCCTTTTAGTGAAGTTATTGTAGTCATTAGCTTCAATTGAATCTAAAATCTGCCTATACAACAACAAAGATGCCCAAACAGGCCATCTACTAGCAGAACTAAGCTCTGAAACACCCTTCTCTGCTTCATCAAAAAACATTCTTGCTCTTTTTATTTGTCCCTTCATAAAATTGCGCCACTTGTCCGTTACTCGGCCTCGGAAAATGTCGTCATCTGATAGGCCTGCTTTTGCTAATTCATCTTGTGGAAGATACACCCTTCCTCTTCTAGCACTATTGCATGAATCAAGTAATTAGATAAGGAAATCAGATAAATAATGTATTTGGTTTATATAGATCAGACACATTAGTTATTCAATAAGGTTCTGAGGGAGTATTTGAAAGAAACTTACTCTTCTCCGACATCTCTGAGTATGTTGGTAAGTTGATTAGCAATGCCAAGAGCCAATGCAGCATTGTAGATGCTCTCTGTTGAAGCTTTTGATTGTGGTGCTATCCCCATTACAGGAACACTCATAAGACCAACTGTTCCGGCGACATAGTAGCAATAGAGGTATAGTTCATCAAAGTTATTGTATCTTGACTTTCTCAGGTCCAGcctcatcccttcaatcatgtcCTTAAAGGGCTATTCAAACACAGACAGATCAGTTTTTTCCTCATAAAATTGTAATTTATATACTCATCTCTTCTAAAATATGCTTAAAAAGTACCAAGAAGAAATAAAAACATTGGTAACCATATTTCTATTCCTAACCGTTTTAAGTTTTTACAAGCCCTGTGTACGTTAGTCATGGTTCGACCACGACTAAACAAATAGAGACACTATTTTGACTTGGTCACCATTGAACAGTTACAAGTTTTGGACCGTGTGCTATAACCCGTCTTGCACGCCCTAGAAGACAGTCATGTTTCTAGTCTGCTACTTTGAGTTATATTGTACAAGGTTAAAAAGTCACACTTCCAATTATGTGCATGGGGCATACCTGTATATCAACAGGGTACTTTGTGACAGTATCTGAAAGTGCAGCATCATACATATCATAAGGACGACCTTCGAAAACATCCGTTAATCTTTGTTCCCATCTGTCCAAGGCCTTTGGTGTGATGTGTGAAGCATTAGGACCATCCACTAGCTCATCTGTTCTTCTGCACCACACTGTATAACACATAAAGAGTTCTCAATTTCTATTTCAGAAAAGCATTTGTTTAAAGCAATTTGAGGTTACTAAGTTTATATACCATAAATGGCCCAAATAGCTTTTCTCCTCTCTTCTGTCATCAATTGTGTGCCTGAAAATTTCAAGTTTTGAATGAAACAATCAAATTTTCAACAACTTATACTATCTAAAATGAATATACCAGACACATATTGTTACTTGTTTGCCTTCTATTTCTGTATTATCTTCATTATATATAAACAAATATTTCATAGAGAAAGAGGTACCTAGATAAAATGTCTTGGCATACTCAGCACAAACATCACCACACCTATCATAAGCAGAACTCAAAAGATCTCCATTAGTGAAATCACCTTCAATAGGCTTAGTATCCAAATTCAAACCTCTCTTCTTAACAATTCTTCTTTGTTCCTTCACTAGTGCTGCTTGTTTCAACACCACTTCATACACCCTCTCCTCTGAAGATCTTGTAGGTTCAACAACCGCATTCGAAAAACTAGCAAAACTAATTCCAGAACAGTGTCTAAATCTCTTCTCAATTCTCACACCTCTTCCtccaagacccatcaaagaaaTGGCATTCTCTTTGAGTCCACAGTTCACCCAAAGAAGAACACCAGACATCATAGGCACAGCACAGTTTGGTTCTTTTGAATGGTTGCAAAATAAGTGAAGTAGAAAGATAGAGAAGCTGAAAAAATTGTGAGGATATAAAGAGAAAAAATGTGAATGGGAATGAAAGGCTTGTGTTAAAGGCACGTATATTTTATTGAGGAATATGCTATCACATGTAACCTTAGCTGACACTTGAAAATGTATGGTCAGTGATAGTGTAATCCTAAACATGAAAAACTTGTTTGTCTTTATTGCATGACATTTTTTTTTGAAGGAAAATAAAATAAcatttttctctctttttcagCACTTTTTAGTGGTCATGCCTTTTGTTTTCTTTGTAAGGGTACACTTGATGATGGGTTATGGGTCTGGTTTTAGGCAAGTTGTAAAGTGTAATATGTGTGTTTGGCTTCTCCACACAAATTTATTTCATGTGTTTGAATTATAAAAAGGGTATATGGTGGACACAAATTTTGAAAGGATTGTTTTTACAATTTTTTACTTTCAATTCTACACATTAATTAATCTTCTATGTATTTCATTCAAGTCATTactttaatatatatttatgaCCGACAAACAAACTAATATTCCCTCCAATCATAATTataagaaaaaagaaaaggttttTGTGGTGTTTAAAATTTTTTAATTGAgtataaataatttttttatttaacataaaaaataatcaaattttactatattatcttttataaaattaattgaaaaattgtaactttttttaaagaaaaatttACTTGAGAACATTATAATGTGAAACACTAAACAAGAGCATTTATGTGAATCATAACATTTTTGTTCAATTAAAATTTTTGACCACTCCTTCATTTGTGTTTAATGGACAAGTTTTTTTCGGTGTGGCGATGAGAGCTACTAGTACGGTAGAGCAGGGAAGACCTGCAAGATTAATACTCAATGTCTAAGTTTGTGAATTTAGAGATGTAGTTTTTAGGGTAGGAGTGGGATTATACTTGAAATGGTGAGTCGTTGGACTTATATATGACATTCGGTTGAAACCACCTCCATCTAACTCGGCGTGTGATGTAAGAGACCCTCCAATCGGATCTAACTGCAATTAATGTTTGCGTGATTAGGATCAGGTTCTCAGTTTCCTTTTGTTCTTCCTTGAGTTGAGGCGACACTTTTCTCTTTTCATTTGTCTCTTTTTCCCTGATTTCACATTTCATCGTCATTTCTAAGTTCCTAGGTGATTTTCTTAGCGTCCCATTTGCTTCCATCTTTGTCGTTTCTCTGAGGCAATACTTCTCTCTCTTTATCCCACTATTTTTTTCTTATTCTTTCTTTAGCCATTGCCAACTTAGGAAACGGAAACCTGAATTTTGTGGAACTATCTATTAGAAATAAGATAAGTGATGATTCCTCGCACACTTGAGTTATTGAGCCATGGGTATTAGGTGTGGTTCCTTTAGCAGTGATACCTCCTCCTCGAAATTTCATAGAGATTAATGATAACTCTAATTCTAGGAGGAGTTTTGATGATGGTGGTAACGAATCTAGGGGTCCTTAAGATGACGAAAATCTTGAGGAATTTGCGGAGGAAGACAAGGTTTAACCCTGAAGTTCCTGTGGTGAGCTCGGAAAGAGTCGAGGATTACCAAGGTAATTTGAGGTCTCACATTTATATTAAAAACTTTAGGGCTCTGAACGGTTGAGAATCTGGCGATGACGAGGTTAGGCGATATCTTGAATCTCGGGTTAGAACTCACGATCATGATTTTTTGTCTGTTGATAGTGAGGAAGAGATGGTTCTAAGGGGACAACAAAATCTCGAGTTTTTCGTCGATACTGACTATTATCCCTGGGTGGAAATAGAGGTACAGGGGACGACCTCCGTCTTTTAGGAGGTACATAGTTTAGAAAATTCTCACCATGATGTTGGCCCGTCTTCTGAATTTTCGGTCTctctgtaataccccaaaatttacccttcatttttcctggaagcatgggattatgttttacacttcattagcatcatattaggtcatactcattgcatactccattagtgacatggagatcaggttttgatcgatcactccttaacagaaggagcccacacaaagcaagattgagaattggacttcattttctaagtatacaagtctcaagggtctcagaggggtccaagtatcttattatggtcctcagttcatcattgaaggattcaaagctatcagagtgttcatctggatttaatcagaaattagggtttcatggctacctgcaacaggcaatgtttggttggaagtaaagcatctcatccatgtcatgattagagagacatcttggcctaggaagattcacaattatctcagaaagatccattggcaatcagtgcaatcagtttctgatcattttgccctaaaactagggtttggtataaaatcagtttatttatgattctttgggtgaaactcttttccatggccctccatatgtccacaagagtctacatacaaaaaatcagctctttatttgagctagaagtgcttcaattgatcaatggaatcgggaatcagacagtttgggaaaagtcaactgtggggtcagaaaagtcaactcctgatattttgagagtggaatctcaaaatccatgcctaggggatcctacatgtgaaattcGATCAAGGTTagatcatggattcatcatttaatcaggaattggaaaagttacttaattttgaaatggttgactttccatttagggcaagttttcatgatcgttgcactcactttaagcccatttttcatcaagataaaagctccatttgaaaatttctccaacatgaaagttgttcctcttgctccaagctttctagagatataaagtttgctccatttggattagaattaagaaagttatgcttagtcaaaatgaaacatttttttaggacacttagaaaaatttctaagtccaaaatcttcaaaatttgtcaagacttcttggccagttttcttgcacttcaaggcattatttgaaaatactttcttcataacaattgtaccttgccatgtcctctttcacatccttttgcaatcatctcatttggatccatggtttgagagatacattcatttaaagtgggcaccatgacttgattttctaggcagattttgggcctggctggcccaatcagatattctaagcatgttgcacaaaccagtcacgttttttttacctcttttggccatgaattggacatccattcacttaagtttggcccaaaataacaacattttacacctcacttcacacttttattcttatggataaatcacttattaaaaagcccatgagaacacctaatccaccctatttaagaagctgaaaccctaaccccaaaggagcattggaatttcgtggcaaggaggcaaagcttaatcatatatcagattccattccacttctattttccattaggtaatcagctctaccatggccatgttttgatatatctacgctcgcttaccatgttcatcaccattaatccttccattttcatatttctttttcttatttaaaatattttcttcgtccataaaattacccaaaaatatttttcacttttcttaacgttttatttaattttatataattttaactttcgtatttttttaatattaatattctattttaattatttattctaactggtccattttaacacacttttttattgattttatttttatgacttaaaactattgttagcatttgatttttgggatgaaggttgaccactgtctcatggtcaacctgaccttttcttggaattttatttcacattttcaatttattttggatttatttttgacctagtttggttggtggacttttaatttgacttctgttttattttaattaattcacgtaccaattttcattatttttaacatatttttgggggatgatgatatcctgaccccaccttatttattttaaattttcataattttcttgattaatttactatttattcttgatttatttttaacctagtctcattaattgacttttggtttgacctctgttttattttaattaatttatgtaccaattttcgttatttttaaaatctttttgggggatgatgatgcCCTGACCCCACCTTctttagtttaatttttcatatttttattgattaatttactatttattcttgatttatttctaacctagtctcattaattgacttttggtttgacctcggttttattttaattaatttatgtaccaattctagttattttttaaatatttttgggggataatgatgtcctgaccctaccttatttattttaatttttcataattttcttgattaatttactatttattcttgatttatttctaacctagtctcattaattgacttttggtttgacctctgttttattttaattaatttatgtaccaatttttgttattttaaaaatctttttgggtaatgatgatatcctgaccccaccttatttagtttaatttttcataattttattgattaatttactatttattcttgatttatttctaacctagtctcattaattgacttttggtttgacctcggttttattttaattaatttatgtaccaatttttgttatttttaaaatatttttggggtATGATGATATCTtgaccccacctcatttagtttaatttttcataattttcttgattaatttgctatttatttgttattttttaagttgacttgaattttcagttgacttctttatgattgatgtttgacttagggattgcttatggcaattgaagagatattttgatcctccctcgttcatctcatatgccatgtattagaggccttttaccttgattttatttggtccttaccttatttcctgattaaattattcagtggacccttcgtgtgcatattttcatgtatttgattcatctgttatcttttatacttgtttctctcattcatgctttctattgcttgattatttaacatgctcatactcccatgcattgtttaaatgctccactatttgattctttggtttgattatatattgtttatttatccgatctgattgataattgttgcctacttgtaagatgtatgaggcatatattcttattgtttgtttgccatgaacaatccccattcataacaaatgtacccctctcccataaagtgtataatatttatttctttatctctttagtcacctgttaatacaagaattaaaacgaacatccgataaccattttaaaataagatcaaaagctcgatccaacgtcgagtaatcattttcaaaacttaacagaaccagcacgcattcatccatcctcttgtaagtcgattgcctcaggcatcaccatctacctgtaagtcgattgcctccggcatcgccatctacccttatccgtaactcctctccgcgctccatccgtcgactcttgttccgtttaggtagcacccattaagtagaaccctttgtatgataacataggtagaagtcccctattctttgcatgctaacattaggtagatgttcccctttgtaaatcctaacacataggtccatattgcatgacaactctagagcagagcttccccacttttagaccttccgtctccgatcttgtggcatgtcagtctgttctattgcaaagaggtaactacctaagactcgattcagcaagTTGCGgcacctactgctaggacgttgaacacactgcccaccctcctttgacacaactggtgtcctcttttgtaagtccatgttgagatggcaatccttaatccctagttagccgaactacgttttgctctgattctcattccagatgagatacgtaggcataagacgcggcgtcttaccgagcacacttctctttaacccataggtagccgaactacgaagactctgattctcatacttagatgagatacgtaggcagtggatgcgacatccttgcgagtcattttcttttaaccttcattttagtaaatagtactttagatatacctacaccctttagactagaacaacacttatgaaaagggctccctaggagtacctaggatgttttgggtgcttaaaaccttcccattgcataaccaacccccttacccagatctctgacatttttactagtttttgattcgataaaacttttaggtttttgttcgctttctaaccattcctttggataaatagaagtgcggtggcgactcgacttgtatggtttaccttggatttagtcaatatctctaatggtaacgaataccccgctacagaaaagttgcgactctgctggggactatcatttgccaagtgggttttgcctacttttcatatttgttgtattgtatggtatattgctttgtgacatatttttgtgcaatttgggattactgtattgtatgtaatgattgaattgtttgaatattaattccttgtatgcttggtgatcttcgtgagatgagttctatagtcgaactcgagtgcacttaggataggagaatggcatagtcttgttgacttgtgtggagttattccttagcaagttgacttgcaagcccattcacttagtggaggttatgttgggatcaataatgtcacacgagtagtcgtggttaggcattaccCTTTCCAATATATGTCTTAGgagccaaggaccttagtttaccacgcccatcttggcctatttttaggacgtagtgcgaagatcgttcaagtgtaagatttgatacgattgttacgcgatactacactcataaaagtctctcttgagaatatttttggaatacgagtagtcgtttatccgataatatccgaaagatgggatgatgactatgggaacctcttgtagaacatgattgtcaggtttgaaattctggtgtagtcagaattcagatgttctactccaagtcatgacatctgatctaacattgtaactaatacagcaagacagttattaaccactgtactaatatgcacacgttcacagatgtcacgacatctcattctatgtcaccctagaatggatgaacacctggttctgtgcatcaggaagaaagactcaacagagatcaatcctagcactcacttctgttgttttcttacacagttatcagcatgatgtcttactgttgattttggacatcatctgttacattgttccagtgtgtttgtcttttacttgtatttcctgaattaaaggttgaacacgttaatctaatttccacttattagattgctaacaactaggctatttgttaggttcattaattgtaggttagtagttggtttcctggattttagctcagctgttgaatccctgaagaatagcctgagaaaaatactgaaacagaaaaaccaatcatcctacactttagcacatgctgttgggaatgaatgtcacaacattcagttcgacagccagaacatatgctgattctgctatgttcctggaaacggactgtgctaagtttgcagtactgtaaaagaccaactagtctctacttcagtatcagccttcagtatcaactgtcaaaacatccagtttgacagtttcacagtgatccttcggccaggtctgttatccttgaaaagaacaaacttaaataaatactgaactgaaactaacctgcttattattcagtatacgctgtcactgatgaatgttacaacattctgattgacattcaaacagaaggctatataccaggtctgttatcatcttgataagctgactggaaaaccaactgagttatgacagtaataaaaacacatgcagaaggaaaacaaacacaggaaattgttaacccagttcagtccaacatgacctacatctgagggctaccaagccaggaagaagatccactattagcagtattaattcagagttaaactcccccgtttacaactcttcacttaatccctacccaatgcaatctatacctaggaactcctagatagaaacctccggtttccattcctatcactacaaatacaatgtaatgttaacacaccttgaacttgcttcacagcttcattcaagaacaaaatcactcttgcctacatgctttgagttacaaatactctcagctttgaccactgagaaacacatggtaaccttcccacagattaggaggtttacctcacacacacccctaaaaattcattctaagaggcttacaaaaactaggttacaatgtgctatttataacctaatcacccaactggatttgggccttcagaaaatcgcagcaaacttgttctttgctgttacaaatacagcagaaaatttctgctacaaacaaggtcttcaatcctaaaatctctccatatatatctccttattttgagcctatatatcttctgattgagtctttaagacctccacatgggagttgggatattcaccaaatatcctttctaatcccagaatatatactgaattaattaattcagttttctacacatgtgcgatgtcacaggcatgatgtcgtgacatcgtacatgacatgttggtccagatgttgaacttcttcaacccaacatattaaaacaacagagatgattacattatttgttttacaaaattaatgccaatcctaaggtattaacaatctccccctttggcaaattttagctaaaacaaataaacataacactggacaaaacatcccaatatgggtatgctcttcatctctgtcatt containing:
- the LOC127085299 gene encoding phytoene synthase 2, chloroplastic, which translates into the protein MMSGVLLWVNCGLKENAISLMGLGGRGVRIEKRFRHCSGISFASFSNAVVEPTRSSEERVYEVVLKQAALVKEQRRIVKKRGLNLDTKPIEGDFTNGDLLSSAYDRCGDVCAEYAKTFYLGTQLMTEERRKAIWAIYVWCRRTDELVDGPNASHITPKALDRWEQRLTDVFEGRPYDMYDAALSDTVTKYPVDIQPFKDMIEGMRLDLRKSRYNNFDELYLYCYYVAGTVGLMSVPVMGIAPQSKASTESIYNAALALGIANQLTNILRDVGEDARRGRVYLPQDELAKAGLSDDDIFRGRVTDKWRNFMKGQIKRARMFFDEAEKGVSELSSASRWPVWASLLLYRQILDSIEANDYNNFTKRAYVGKAKKLLSLPVAFGIAIFGPQKLTKMTTR